Within the Arthrobacter caoxuetaonis genome, the region TGCCCATGGCGATGCAGGGCCCGCAGGCCCAGCAGAAGCCGGCACAGTTCAACGAAGAACAGACCGCCCAGATGGCCGCCTACGTGGCGTCCCTGGGAGCCGGCCCCGCACTGCCGGAGGAAGAGTACCTCGAGACCACCGGCGACGCCGCTGCCGGCGGCGAGCTGTTCCGCGTCAACTGCGCCATGTGCCACAACGCGGCCGGTGCCGGCGGCGCACTGACCCGCGGAAAGTTCGCTCCTGCCCTTGAAGGCGTTTCCGAGAAGCACATCTACGAAGCCATGGTCACAGGCCCGCAGAACATGCCCGTCTTCTCCGACGCCAACCTCTCCCCCGAGGAGAAGCAGGACGTCATCACCTTCCTGAAGAACATCGAAGCCAATGGTTCCCCCGGTGGAGCCGAGCTCGGTTCACTGGGCCCGGTTTCCGAAGGTCT harbors:
- the qcrC gene encoding cytochrome bc1 complex diheme cytochrome c subunit is translated as MKALSQRRRHPLAAVVLLLLGLIVTGGIYAAASGANEAQAATTYTADDVQQGEKLFIANCATCHGMEASGTENGPSLVGVGAASVDFQVGTGRMPMAMQGPQAQQKPAQFNEEQTAQMAAYVASLGAGPALPEEEYLETTGDAAAGGELFRVNCAMCHNAAGAGGALTRGKFAPALEGVSEKHIYEAMVTGPQNMPVFSDANLSPEEKQDVITFLKNIEANGSPGGAELGSLGPVSEGLFIWTAGLGLIIAFTIWLTSRSS